From Endozoicomonas sp. 8E, the proteins below share one genomic window:
- a CDS encoding OprO/OprP family phosphate-selective porin translates to MKLKPVSLAVAAVAAGLTLSAAHAGVVKTEGEDIIVSTKNGGLQLKTDDGAFSFKVSGKLQWDYASLDDLYVAATGNDAEARKGYIRRAEIGFSGKAYTDWKYKLKLKTNSDDSIELDDAKITYVGFKPVEVTLGRWGRDYGLENTVSSSWIMAIERPMIYDLLQGDEGNDYGIQVATGGDNYTAVFGIHHDGQAEEDKPEVERTASYIVRATYAPIMNDDMLLHLGLNYYNKNPDGGSDVELESSLGVKKGEDRTVTVTNVDKDSEYVLELAGQFQSLQLQGEYAVRDLKSKDANSDAKVSGYYGQISYMLDGGKRTYKEGAFGKPTGGQWEVFARYTQATIDQDNVSDDLELKTTTLGVNYFATKNIRASLNYVQGKTNENIENDKGSAIVSRLQYVF, encoded by the coding sequence ATGAAACTTAAACCTGTTTCTCTGGCAGTAGCCGCTGTTGCTGCAGGTCTGACCCTGTCTGCTGCCCATGCTGGTGTTGTTAAGACGGAAGGTGAAGATATTATCGTCAGCACCAAGAACGGTGGTCTTCAGCTGAAAACAGATGACGGCGCTTTTTCCTTTAAGGTAAGTGGCAAGCTGCAGTGGGACTATGCAAGCCTTGATGATCTTTATGTCGCAGCCACTGGTAATGACGCTGAAGCCCGCAAAGGCTATATTCGCCGTGCCGAGATTGGTTTTAGTGGTAAGGCTTACACTGACTGGAAATACAAGCTCAAGCTGAAAACCAACAGCGACGACTCAATCGAACTGGATGATGCCAAGATCACTTATGTTGGCTTCAAACCGGTAGAAGTGACTCTGGGTCGCTGGGGTCGTGATTACGGACTGGAAAATACCGTGAGCTCTTCCTGGATCATGGCGATCGAGCGGCCAATGATCTACGACTTACTGCAGGGCGATGAAGGTAATGACTACGGCATTCAGGTAGCGACCGGTGGTGATAACTATACCGCAGTGTTTGGTATTCACCATGATGGCCAGGCTGAAGAAGATAAGCCGGAAGTAGAACGGACTGCCAGCTATATCGTGCGTGCTACCTATGCTCCCATCATGAATGATGACATGCTGCTTCATCTGGGTCTGAACTATTACAACAAGAATCCGGATGGTGGTTCTGATGTTGAGTTAGAGTCCTCCTTAGGCGTTAAAAAAGGTGAAGATCGGACTGTAACCGTCACAAACGTTGATAAAGATTCTGAATATGTTCTGGAATTAGCGGGTCAGTTCCAATCACTCCAGCTTCAGGGTGAGTACGCAGTTAGAGACTTGAAGTCTAAAGACGCTAACAGCGACGCAAAAGTCTCGGGCTACTACGGGCAGATTTCTTACATGCTGGACGGTGGCAAGCGTACTTATAAAGAAGGTGCTTTTGGTAAGCCAACCGGTGGTCAGTGGGAAGTGTTCGCACGTTACACTCAGGCGACTATCGACCAGGATAATGTGAGTGATGATCTTGAACTGAAAACCACTACTCTGGGCGTGAACTACTTTGCGACCAAGAATATCCGCGCCAGCCTGAACTATGTTCAAGGCAAAACCAATGAAAACATAGAGAATGATAAGGGAAGCGCTATTGTATCCCGCCTGCAATACGTGTTCTGA
- a CDS encoding RNA-binding domain-containing protein, whose product MLIIETLEDIAAMRESVDVECKLAQGRDGKGAIPKDMWETYSAFANTQGGDIFLGLKEKSGHRFVLEGIADTPKVLKEFWDTVNNPQKVSTCIIQDRWVKVLEIEGKFLIHIHVPPANRKQKPVYIKGNPMIGTYRRFNSGDMQVSEEMVRRMMAEQVEESRDAEILKGYGIDDLNIETFNAYRNMYSARQPDHPWNKVDVQDFLYQIGAWSRDRETGNSGLTRAGLLMFGQYRPIKEAFPDYMVDYQERPEAKTETRWVDRLVPDGSWSGNLFDFYQKVIRKLTADLKVPFVLEGDQRQDDTPVHKALREALVNTLIHADYTGRVSVLVVKRRDMFGFRNPGDMRVAIEDAIAGSISDCRNRSLQDMFRYVGLGENAGSGLPKIFDIWDSQHWRKPLLKQKTDPNEQTLLELHTLSLIPDHILQHLRETLREAAFDKLGKQEQLVLITAHIEKTVDHARMMSILDIHPRDLSALLASLVDKKLLYQDGSGRGTIYFTAQAMAEDTMLERIFEGMEMERPWSEGERSGPCPERSGPFENQLSTLAEPVATKKRAPSEEVRQAILNLCALRTLQLEELEKLLNRSGESLRKKYLQPLIKEHKLRLMYPTRLNHPQQAYITVGSVIDKEYK is encoded by the coding sequence ATGCTGATTATCGAAACGCTTGAAGATATTGCCGCCATGCGGGAAAGTGTGGACGTGGAGTGCAAACTGGCACAGGGGCGGGATGGCAAAGGTGCTATCCCGAAAGATATGTGGGAAACCTACAGTGCTTTTGCCAATACCCAGGGCGGCGATATTTTTCTGGGCCTTAAAGAAAAATCGGGTCACCGATTTGTTCTGGAAGGTATTGCCGACACCCCGAAAGTTCTAAAAGAGTTTTGGGATACCGTGAACAATCCACAAAAAGTCAGCACTTGTATTATTCAAGATCGTTGGGTCAAGGTTTTGGAGATTGAGGGGAAGTTTCTCATCCACATTCATGTTCCACCCGCCAATCGTAAGCAAAAGCCAGTCTACATCAAGGGTAACCCCATGATCGGCACCTATCGTCGCTTTAACAGTGGCGATATGCAGGTGAGTGAAGAGATGGTTCGCCGGATGATGGCTGAGCAGGTTGAGGAGAGCCGGGATGCCGAAATCCTTAAAGGCTACGGCATTGATGACCTCAATATTGAAACCTTTAATGCTTACCGGAATATGTACAGTGCTCGCCAGCCCGACCATCCATGGAACAAAGTAGATGTTCAGGACTTTCTCTATCAGATAGGGGCCTGGAGCAGAGATCGGGAAACTGGCAACAGTGGCCTGACCCGTGCAGGTCTGCTGATGTTCGGACAGTATCGTCCTATCAAAGAAGCCTTTCCCGACTATATGGTGGACTATCAGGAAAGACCGGAAGCGAAAACGGAAACACGCTGGGTTGACAGGCTGGTGCCCGACGGCAGCTGGTCTGGAAATTTATTCGATTTCTACCAGAAGGTGATTCGAAAGCTAACGGCCGACTTAAAGGTTCCTTTTGTTCTGGAAGGTGATCAGCGTCAGGATGACACTCCTGTCCACAAGGCCTTGCGGGAAGCTCTGGTTAATACCCTGATTCACGCCGATTATACCGGCCGGGTTTCTGTCCTGGTGGTCAAGCGCCGGGATATGTTCGGATTCCGAAACCCGGGTGACATGAGGGTAGCCATTGAAGATGCCATTGCTGGCAGCATCAGTGACTGCCGGAATCGTTCACTGCAAGACATGTTCCGCTATGTCGGTCTGGGAGAAAATGCTGGCTCAGGCTTACCCAAGATATTTGATATCTGGGACAGCCAACACTGGCGCAAGCCGCTCCTGAAGCAAAAAACAGACCCCAACGAGCAAACACTGCTTGAACTGCATACCTTGAGTCTGATTCCCGATCATATACTGCAACACCTTCGGGAAACCCTGAGGGAAGCAGCTTTTGATAAATTAGGCAAGCAAGAGCAGCTTGTCCTGATTACTGCCCATATTGAAAAGACAGTGGATCATGCCAGAATGATGTCGATTCTGGATATTCACCCTCGAGACCTCTCAGCCCTGCTTGCCTCTCTTGTTGACAAAAAGCTTCTATATCAAGATGGTAGCGGTCGTGGAACAATTTATTTCACCGCCCAGGCTATGGCGGAAGATACGATGTTAGAACGGATTTTCGAAGGTATGGAGATGGAAAGACCCTGGTCTGAAGGCGAAAGGTCCGGACCTTGCCCCGAAAGGTCCGGACCTTTCGAGAACCAGCTTTCGACTCTGGCAGAACCCGTCGCTACAAAAAAGCGAGCCCCCAGCGAAGAGGTGCGCCAAGCCATCCTTAACTTGTGTGCACTGCGAACATTACAACTGGAAGAACTGGAAAAACTGCTAAATCGAAGTGGCGAATCTCTGCGCAAAAAATACCTGCAACCATTGATCAAAGAGCACAAACTCAGGCTGATGTACCCCACCAGGCTCAACCACCCTCAACAGGCGTATATTACCGTTGGGTCAGTGATCGATAAGGAGTACAAATGA
- a CDS encoding sigma-54 dependent transcriptional regulator yields MDAADQVLIIEDSQQRRHDLSTVIEFMGYRTRAVSSAYWEDAISESSKEGFCALFLGDFLQAESSMQGMIARIQNWSGGVPVIRIAEPLPENLQSSLRRQVIARIDWPCNRSQLLSCLHYGQVYREQWRQLHQTGMNQQVELFRGLVGKSDKVRKVRASMAQVADRDVNVMVTGESGTGKELVARNLHDHSHRRDMPFVPVNCGAIPNELLESELFGHEKGSFTGAVSSRKGRFELAQGGTLFLDEIGDMPLHMQVKLLRVLQERTIERVGGSEQIPVDVRIIAATHKNLAEMIESGEFREDLYYRLNVFPIEMPALRDRPEDIPLILNELVSAMEKQSRGSIRLSSAAIMSLCRHDWPGNVREMSNLLERLAIMYPYGVVGVQDLPQNFRHMEAITDDDGVAELFPDSIQPAGPGKVDDLAILPVGGLNLKEFLTRLEKSLIQQALSDCNSVVARAADKLQIRRTTLVEKMRKYGLHRYEETMR; encoded by the coding sequence ATGGATGCAGCAGATCAGGTATTGATCATAGAAGACTCTCAACAGCGCCGACATGATCTAAGTACCGTTATCGAATTTATGGGGTATCGTACCAGAGCGGTCAGTTCCGCCTACTGGGAAGATGCTATCAGCGAGTCCAGCAAAGAAGGATTCTGTGCGCTTTTTCTTGGCGATTTTCTCCAGGCAGAAAGCTCAATGCAGGGCATGATCGCTCGCATACAGAACTGGAGTGGCGGTGTCCCCGTCATTCGCATAGCCGAGCCCCTTCCGGAAAACCTCCAATCCTCACTCCGTAGACAGGTCATTGCCCGTATCGACTGGCCCTGCAATCGTTCGCAGTTACTCTCTTGCCTGCATTACGGTCAGGTGTATCGTGAACAATGGCGCCAACTTCACCAGACAGGTATGAATCAGCAAGTAGAGCTGTTCCGCGGGCTGGTGGGTAAAAGTGACAAAGTCCGCAAAGTTCGTGCTTCCATGGCACAGGTGGCTGACCGTGACGTCAATGTTATGGTGACCGGAGAGTCAGGAACAGGCAAAGAGCTGGTGGCCAGAAATCTGCACGACCACTCCCATCGTCGGGATATGCCTTTTGTGCCGGTAAACTGTGGCGCTATTCCTAATGAATTGCTGGAAAGTGAGCTGTTTGGCCATGAGAAAGGTTCTTTTACCGGTGCGGTCAGCTCAAGAAAAGGGCGGTTTGAACTGGCACAGGGTGGCACACTGTTTCTTGATGAAATTGGTGATATGCCGCTGCACATGCAGGTTAAATTGCTCAGGGTTTTGCAGGAGCGCACTATTGAAAGAGTGGGGGGGTCCGAGCAGATTCCTGTGGATGTCAGAATTATAGCGGCTACTCATAAAAACCTTGCTGAAATGATCGAGTCCGGCGAGTTCAGGGAAGACCTGTACTACCGGCTGAATGTATTCCCCATTGAAATGCCCGCGCTCAGGGATCGTCCGGAAGATATTCCGCTGATACTTAACGAGCTGGTCAGTGCAATGGAAAAACAGAGTCGTGGTTCTATTCGTCTGAGTTCCGCTGCCATTATGTCGCTATGCCGTCATGACTGGCCAGGTAACGTCAGGGAAATGTCCAATTTGCTGGAGAGACTGGCGATCATGTATCCCTACGGTGTCGTAGGTGTTCAGGATCTGCCACAGAATTTCCGTCATATGGAAGCTATTACTGATGATGACGGTGTTGCCGAGCTGTTCCCGGATAGTATTCAACCTGCTGGACCCGGAAAAGTCGATGATTTGGCGATTCTTCCCGTGGGCGGCCTGAATCTGAAGGAATTTTTGACACGGCTGGAAAAAAGCCTGATCCAGCAAGCCCTGAGTGACTGCAACAGCGTTGTCGCCAGAGCGGCTGACAAGCTTCAGATTCGCCGGACAACACTGGTTGAGAAAATGAGAAAGTATGGCCTTCATCGTTATGAAGAGACCATGCGCTAA
- a CDS encoding MinD/ParA family protein produces the protein MNSSTKQIIAVAGCKGGVGKTLVAVNLALALTNNGRRVVLMDGNLAVPDVGISLGLEKKLDMSHFDANDSFSTFIQDGPSGLKVLSPRGEPIWRETVETGHAVRMIESLEALAPTLDTLVIDTAPGLAPDNVALIQAAGEILIVINQEVVSLLDAVRMIRVLYRIYGVRRFGVIVNAVNNRRYGSNQFERLQSYLNDEVEIILRYLGAIPFDKAVAESLNRQQVLLQVNPDCRASKAILRIAHQMMAIPVTPPRGRIEFFLPTRIMERV, from the coding sequence ATGAACTCATCAACAAAACAGATTATTGCAGTTGCGGGGTGTAAGGGTGGAGTAGGTAAAACATTAGTTGCAGTTAATCTCGCACTGGCGCTTACAAACAACGGTAGACGTGTGGTTTTAATGGATGGAAACCTGGCTGTCCCCGATGTTGGAATAAGTCTTGGTCTCGAGAAGAAGCTGGATATGTCCCACTTCGATGCCAACGACTCTTTTTCCACTTTTATTCAGGATGGGCCCTCGGGTCTGAAGGTGTTGTCGCCAAGAGGAGAACCTATCTGGAGGGAGACCGTAGAAACCGGTCATGCTGTCCGAATGATAGAAAGCCTTGAGGCATTGGCTCCCACTCTTGATACCCTTGTCATCGATACCGCACCTGGATTAGCTCCGGACAATGTAGCTCTTATTCAGGCTGCGGGAGAAATTCTCATCGTCATTAATCAGGAAGTTGTGTCACTGCTGGATGCTGTGAGAATGATCCGTGTGCTTTACCGAATATACGGTGTTCGTCGTTTTGGAGTGATTGTGAACGCCGTTAATAACCGTCGGTATGGATCGAACCAGTTCGAAAGGTTGCAATCCTATCTGAATGATGAAGTAGAAATTATTCTCCGTTATCTGGGGGCGATTCCATTCGACAAGGCCGTCGCAGAATCACTCAACCGTCAGCAGGTACTTCTGCAGGTAAATCCGGATTGCCGGGCTTCGAAAGCCATTTTGCGTATTGCACATCAGATGATGGCGATACCAGTAACGCCGCCAAGAGGTCGTATCGAATTCTTCTTACCAACAAGAATAATGGAGAGGGTATAA